From the genome of Candidatus Methylomirabilota bacterium, one region includes:
- a CDS encoding radical SAM protein — translation MASHYDRLTRVASRAHIPLGVLFEVTHRCNLGCTHCYLTEGPVGRPKPTREELTLDEIRSVLDQLAEAGTLFLTLSGGEVFMRRDFLEILAHARSLGFSVTVFTTGTLLTPETAAELADLHPLSVEVSIYSARAEIHDRVTRIPGSHARSLRALRLLRERDVIVLIKSPVMSLNSGEYHGIVELAEDLGAGYAFDPLLVPARDGDQAPVRLGLDKERMRAFLADPVLSRQLHEPVMCLPQKGEEICATGRRTCLISPYGDLFPCSVHPVPAGNLREKSFHEIWTGSPLLRELRTQTVADLRGGARAVPGFRCSALALIEDGDFLGPFRRGEALADMMDEVRGEVRNGER, via the coding sequence CGCGCGCCCACATCCCCCTCGGCGTCCTCTTCGAGGTCACCCACCGCTGCAACCTCGGCTGCACCCACTGCTACCTGACCGAAGGGCCCGTCGGCCGGCCCAAACCGACGCGCGAGGAGCTGACGCTCGACGAGATCCGCTCGGTGCTCGACCAGCTCGCCGAGGCCGGCACGCTCTTCCTGACGCTGAGCGGCGGCGAGGTCTTCATGCGGCGGGACTTCCTCGAGATCCTCGCCCACGCCCGCTCGCTCGGGTTCTCGGTCACCGTCTTCACGACGGGGACGCTGCTGACTCCGGAGACCGCGGCGGAGCTCGCGGATCTGCACCCGCTCTCCGTGGAAGTTAGCATCTACAGCGCGCGCGCGGAGATCCACGACCGGGTCACGCGGATCCCCGGCTCGCACGCGCGGTCGCTCAGGGCGCTGCGCCTCCTGCGGGAGCGCGACGTCATCGTCCTCATCAAGAGCCCGGTGATGAGCCTGAACTCGGGCGAATACCACGGCATCGTCGAGCTGGCCGAGGACCTCGGGGCGGGCTACGCGTTCGATCCGCTCCTCGTTCCCGCGCGGGACGGAGACCAGGCGCCCGTGCGGTTGGGCCTCGACAAGGAGCGGATGCGCGCGTTCCTCGCCGACCCGGTCCTCTCGCGCCAGCTGCACGAGCCCGTGATGTGTCTGCCGCAGAAGGGCGAGGAGATCTGCGCGACCGGACGGCGCACGTGCTTGATCTCTCCGTACGGCGACCTCTTCCCGTGCTCCGTGCATCCGGTCCCGGCCGGCAACCTCCGGGAGAAGAGCTTCCACGAGATCTGGACGGGCTCGCCGCTCTTGCGGGAGCTCCGCACGCAGACCGTGGCCGACCTGCGCGGGGGCGCCAGGGCGGTGCCCGGCTTCCGGTGCAGCGCGCTCGCCCTCATCGAGGACGGGGATTTCCTCGGTCCCTTCCGGAGAGGCGAGGCGCTGGCCGACATGATGGACGAGGTCCGGGGCGAGGTGCGGAACGGCGAGCGCTGA